Sequence from the Maribellus comscasis genome:
TCAATCCAAATACTGGTATCAAACAATTTTCCTTTGCTCATGTTTGACGCATTTCATCAAGACTGCCTTCCCACTTTACTTTTCCTTTTAAGCTAAGAAGTCGAGCTCTTTTTTTTGATTCCACAGTTTTTCCCAACGAAAAATTCACAGCTTCCTTAATGCTTTTTAAATTATAAGCATCCATCACTTCCCTGACCAAATCCAAATCAATTTCTATGTTTGTTCTTTTGTACATTTCTAAATTTTATACACAAAAATAAGCTTATTCTTACACATGTAAAAGTCTTTCTTGCGTTAATAATAAATGACAAGATGATAATTGATGAATCGGTAAAACACGATTAACAAATAAAAATTATTCATCATTTCTTATTTGTTGTGTTAATATATAGTTCTAAAGAATAGGAATCTTTAACTTCTTGATTTTTCTTATAATACTTATATTTGTATTGCTATAAATGATTTACAGAAAAAGGGAATCAAAAAAATGTCCGGTTTTGGACACCGGACAATATTGCCGAAGAAAACTATTGAAAATTTCAAAATCACATATTAAAAAAATAGATTTCAATACAAAACAACTACCAGAAGTACGTTATATATATGTGTGATTGTCAGTATCTTTAACTATTCGTCGGTTCAGGGTGTAAAATTGAATTCAATCGGAAAGTTGAGCAATTTGCCTAGTGGGGCATAAGTGCTTTTCTTATCTTTTTAGTGTTATAACATCGGGCTAAAAATGTGTGCCAGCGATTCGCGGAATTTTTTATGCCACGGGCGCTGTTGCCACTCTTCCAATGTTATTTCATAGCTGTTTTTTAAATCAACAGTAAAGGTTTTTTCAAGTTCTGCTGTAAACTCCTCATCGTAAATAAAAGCATTTACCTCAAAATTGGTTTCCAGGCTTCGGAAATCGAGGTTGGTGGTTCCCACGCTTGAAAAAACATCATCAACAATAATGTATTTGCTATGGATAAATCCGGCCTCGTAAAAAAATATCCGGATTCCTGCCTCCATTAATTCTTCTACATAAGAAAATGAACACCAGCGTGGAATTATCGCATCCGATTTTTTAGGGATGATAATCCGAACATCGACATTACTTAATGAAGTCATCTTTAGTGCGGAAACAATATTGGGTGGTGGCATCAAATAAGGAGTAACAATATAAACCCGCTTCCGGGCATTGGTAATGGCCGCAAAAAATGCCTGGCCGATGTTTTCCCAATCAGAGTCGGGGCCACTGGCCGAAATCTGTACAGCAGTTCCGGGAGCTTCGGAAAAAGCAGGAAAATATTTTCGCCCGTTTATATTTTCATTGATTACAAAATACCAGTCGGCAGCAAAAACAACCTGTAAACAGGCCACAGCGTCACCTTCCAGTTGCAAGTGTGTGTCGCGCCAGGGACCAATTTTTTTAATTCCCTCGATGTATCGATCGGCCACATTTATTCCCCCTGTAAAACCAATTTTCCCGTCAACTATAACAATTTTCCGGTGGTTTCTGAAGTTGACCTGCGAGGTGAGACGCGGAAAATGAACTTCCATAAACGGATAAATTTCCACTCCGTTTTTTCTAAATTCTTCAATGTTTTTATTTCCCAGCCCCCAGCTTCCAACATCGTCGATTATTATACGAACCTCTACCCCCTGTCTGCTTTTTGCAATCAGTAAATTTTTCAGCCGCCGCCCGATTTTATCATCGGCAAGAATATAGTACTCCAAATGAATATGATGACTGGCGCTTTGTATCGCTTCAAAAATGGCATCAAAGGTCTGTTCTCCGCCATTTAATATTTTTAATTTGTTTCCGGTTGTCAGCAGTGCGCTTGAATTATTCAGAAGCAGGCGAATAATTTTTTCTTTCTCCCGGATTTTTTTATCGAGGTGCAGATGGGTCTGTTCAAATTCGCGCAATTGTTTCGTTGAAAGTCTCCTGATTTTCCCAAGGCTTTTTATTCCCGACCGCGAAAACAGTTTTCGTTTGCGGTACTCCTGCCCAAAAATCAGGTAAAAAACTACACCAAAGATGGGAAGCAAAATGAGAACCAAAATCCAGGCTGCAGTTTTAAACGGCGAGCGTTTTTCCCAAACAATCATTATAGCAACCGGAATCGCAGTGAGAAGAAAAACCAGTGAAAAGATTCGCCAAAATTCACTCCACTCAATCATTGTGTAATTTTCAAAAAATTAACAGAATAAATTTCACCAAAATTAATATGAAAAACAATTTTGGTATGGAATTCGTATTAAATAATATTGCAAATTACAAAGGAGGAAAAAATGAAAAAGATATATTTTGTAATAGGAATTTTAGCTTTTATTGTGGCTTGCTCATCACAAAAAAAGATTGCACATGTGCCACAGGTTGAAAAAGCAGAGATGGCAGAAGACAGTTTGGAATACGAGCTGGAAACCTTTGATACCAAATTTGAAACCTGGTACCAGTTACATGATAATCCTTCACAATACCGATCGCAACAATATTACGAATCGTGGAACAGACAATATGTTTCTGCCTGGAATATAAATGCCATGACGCCCGGCAAAGGCTCATTCTTTGAATCGATTGTAGGATACGATCCGCATGAAGATTATGGTTTTGAGCTCAACCACGAACTGTTTTATTATTTTCAATATGTTGAAAATGTACTCAGAATCAGAATAATCCCCAATGGTCCGAATGTTGTCAGGTTTTAATCCTGTTTTTTAAAATATACAACCAGTCGTTGTCCAACTGCTCTGCGGCCATCAGTTTTCCATCAATTTGCGGTGCTTTTACACCTTTTGAAAAAAACTTGTTCCCGGTGAAAATATGAGCTTCGTCCCATAAGTTTTCGATAATAAAACTTTGTAGCAACCGGTGCCCGCCTTCCACAATAACCGACAAAATATTCTTTTTGTACAGTTGATAAAGAATTTCCTGTATCAGGTTCTGGGTGTCGTTCAATTTTGTGTAAGTCAGGTTGTTGTCTTCTTTGTCTTGTAGAATATTAAATACAACTGTCTTTTCTGATTGGTCAAAAATATTTAGTGTTTTGGGAAGTTTCAGTTCGTTGTCAACGACAGCACGCAACGGATTTTTTCCATACCAGTGCCGCACTGTTAAGGAAGGATTATCTTTCTCAGCGGTTTTTCTCCCAACCAAAATAGCGCCTTCCTCAGCCCGTATTTTATGTACGAGCCGAAGCGCCAGATTGCCGGTAATCCAGGTTGGTTCGCCATAATTTTCAACATTGCGCTCAATATCGATAAAACCATCCTGTGTTTGTGCCCATTTTAAAATTACAAAAGGTCTTTTCTTTTCGTGAAATGTAAAAAAACGTTTATTGATATCACGGCATTCTTTTTCCAAAACACCAACTTCCACTTCAACACCGGCTTTTTTTAATTTTTCTATCCCCTTTCCGGCCACTTCAGCAAACGGATCAACAGTACCAATAATCACTCTGGGGATTCGCTTTCTGACAATTAAATCGGAACAAGGAGGCGTTAATCCAAAATGTGCACAAGGTTCAAGGGTAACATAAAGTGTGCTTTTGGGGAGTAGTTTCTCATCTTTTACTGCTTGGATAGCATTTACCTCTGCATGGGCATCACCGTATTTCTGATGAAAACCTTCGCCAATGATTTTTCCCTCACAAACAATTACACAACCCACCATTGGATTTGGCGATACTTCACCGATTCCCAGTTGGGCAAGCTCCAAGGCGCGGAGCATGTATTTTTTGTTCACATTCATTCAAAGAGAAAAATTAACTTTGTCGTGTCAAAAATAACATAATGCAGTCGCTTATTCAATATATCGAAAAAGAATTAAAGGGTTTGTACCCGGCGGAGGAAATCAGAAGTTTTATCCGTCTGATTTTTGAGCAGGTTTGTGAATTGAATTACACTCAATTGCTGCTTAGTCGCGATAGAATTCTCAGCCAGGAAAAAAAAGAGAAGATGGAAGAAATTGTAAAACGATTAAAGACTTTTGAACCGATTCAATATATTTTGGGCGAAACGGAATTTTACGGACTTCAGTTAAAAGTAAATACCGCTGTTTTGATTCCCCGCCCGGAAACAGAAGAGTTGGTGCAATGGATTTTGCAAACAAATCAGCTAAAGTCGCCGGTTATTCTGGATGTAGGAACCGGAAGCGGATGTATTGCACTGGCTTTGAAAAAGGAACTGCCCGCAGCAGTTCTTACAGCAATTGATATTTCTGAAACAGCATTGGAAAACGCAAAGGAGAATGCAAAAACAAACCGGCTTGATATCCAACTTTTGAATGGTGATATTTTAAACTGGGAAGGGCAAAGGTGGGAACAGTATGATGTTATTGTCAGCAACCCGCCTTATGTCAGAACAATGGAAAAAGAGACAATGCAAGCCAATGTTTTGGATTACGAACCTGAACTGGCACTTTTTGTATCCGATTCTGATCCGCTTGTTTTTTACAGAAGAATAGGAGAGTTTTCCTGGGAAAACTTAAGAAAAGATGGTTTTCTTTTTTTTGAGATTAATGAAAATTTGGGGATGGAAATGGCTGAATTGTTATCCGCACAGGGATTCAGAAATGTTGAGATAAAAAAAGATATTCGCGGGAAAGAGCGAATGCTTTGTTGTCAGAGGTAAAAGCTGTCCTTGTATGCTTTTCTTTTTGTCATTTGTTAATAACTGAATAAACAATCTTTCTGAAAATGGCAGGATTTTCCTATCTTGCATTCAAAGCGAAGACAGTTAGGAGAAGTGAAGAAGACACTCAGGTATATATTAACAGGGCTAAATATTTTAGCTGTAGTTTGTTTGTTGGTATCGTATTTATCTATCTATATTCCACCCGATAAGTGGTGGATTCCGTCATTTTTTGGTTTAGCCTATCCTTTTATTCTTACAGCAAATATTTTCTTTATTGTTCTTTGGTTGTTGATAAAGCCCAGAAACATGCTTGTTTCATTGGTCGCCATTTTCATTGGCTGGGGCTTTGTTTCCCGCTATATTCAACTAAAAGGGAAAACCATTGAAAAAGGAGATATTAAAGTTTTGTCTTACAATGTGCAATACTTCAATGGTGAAGGGGGCAGCCAGAAAAAAACGGCAAATAAAATTGTGGATTTTTTGAAAGAACAAGACGCCGATATCATTTGCCTGCAGGAAGCCCGTTTGCGAAAAAACAGCATATTTAATTTGCCAAATACGGTAGCAAAACTGGGAACGATAAATCATTACCAGTTTGCACGGTCGAGCACAACTTACGGTTCGGTTACCATGACCCGCTTCCCGATAATAAACATGGGTGAAATCCGGTTTGAAAATACAACGAATATGAGTATTTACACTGATGTTTTGATTGGTGAAGATACGGTCAGAATTTTTAATGTTCATTTGCAGTCGTACCAAATCGATCCAAACCGATATACTGTAATCGATTCTCCTGATTTTACAGAAGAAGAAAATATACGCGAAATGCGTGAAATCGGCTTAAAGTTTAAAACAGCATTTCAGTTGCGGGCAGCTCAGGTTCGCGAAATACGAAAACACATTGATGCATCTCCTTATCATGTATTGGTTTGCGGTGATTTTAACGATACACCGGCTTCGTTTTCATACCAAAAATTACGGGGAAAACTAAAAGATGCATTTGTTGTTTCAGGAAAAGGAATTGGCAGGACATATGTGGGAAAACTACCTTCTTTTCGAATTGATAATATTTTTTACAGCACTGGATTTCAGTCGTTTAATTTTAAGACTTATGATTTCAGACTTTCAGATCACTTGCCGGTTTCATGTGAACTGATTAAAAATTAGGATTTTGCAGAAAGTATTTTTAAGGCGGTGATTTTATCTTTTTTGAGTTGTTCGACCAGCGCTTCTACTCCCGGGAATTTTTTTTCTTCCCTGATTTTATCGACAAAAGTAAGAGTGGCTTCTTTTTTGTAAATATCCTTTTCAAAGTCAAAAATATTTACTTCAATACTTCTGTTGTCGGCGTTCTGGTTAAAGGTAGGACGAGTACCAATATTCAACATTCCAGAGTGTTCAATACCTTCCAAAAATATTTTTACCGCGTAAACACCGTAACCGGGGATAAGTTTGTGAATATCAGAAGACTCAATGTTTGCTGTAGGAAAACCTATTTGCCGCCCCAGTCGTTTGCCTTCCACTACGGTGCCATGTAAAGTAAATTCGTAGCCCAGGTATTTATTTGCAGTTTTTACATCTCCTTCTTGTAAGGCTTCTCTTATTTTGGTTGAACTGATATGAATATCATTCAATAACAACGGTTCCAGCTTTTCAATCTCAAAATTGTATTTTAAGGCGCATTCTTTAAGGTACTCAAAACCACCCTGCCTGTCTTTTCCAAATTTGTGATCGTAACCAACAACCAAACAATGGGTTTTGATTTTATCTACCAGAATATGCTTAACAAACTCAGTATAGGTGAGTTCTGAGAATTCCTTTGTAAAGGGATATACAATCAGATGATCAATCCCCAGGCTGGCAAAAAGTTGTTTTTTTTCTTCGAGGGTAGTTAGCAATCTTAAGTTTGTTTCGTCGGGTTTTGTAACCAGTCGCGGATGAGGATAAAATGTAAAGATTACTGTTTCGCCACCATACTTTTTAGCATAGGCTTTTAATCGATCAATTACAATACGGTGACCAAGGTGTACACCATCGAATGTTCCGATGGTAACCACCGGGTTTTTAGCATTAAATTTTGATAGCTCCTCGTATGTTTTCACCTGCTTTTAGATTGAATACTGACGAACATAAACTTTTTTCCTGAAAAGACTGCAAAAATGGAATAAAAAAAAGGAATTAAAATGGAATTGTTTAAAATATGTTATTTTCTGCAAATGTTATTTTAGGTATACCGGAAAATGTTAATTTTACGGGCTTTAATTTGTACAGTATGAAGATTTTCAGATTTTTAGTAATTATTGTTTTAGTAGCATTGGTTTTTAACGCTTGTAAAAAGAGCAATGAATTTGTTGTTAGCGGGAAGATTACACATGCTGAAGATAGAACAATTTACCTGGAAGAACTGCTGGTATCTGGTACAAAACCGGTGGATTCGATGAAAATTGGAAGCAACGGGGAATTTAAGTTCAAAGGAGAAACCAGTTTACCAACTTACTATTTATTAAAATTTGATGTGGGAAAACACATTACTCTTTTGATTGATTCCGCTGAACAGATTAATGTTGAAGCAGATTTTGCCAATTTCTCATACGAATATAATGTTGAGGGATCTTCCGGTTCAAAGTTAGTTAAAGATTTAGCTACGCATTTAAACCGCACGATTGAAAAACTTGATTCATTGCGCTCGTTAAACGATATGTATGTTGGAAACCCGGATTATGAAAACCTTAAGGCACAGTGGGATGAAGAATATAGTCAGGTTGTTCAGGAACAAGTTGATTATTCAACGAAGTTTGTAATGGATAACCCATTTTCAATGGCCAGTGTTTTGGCTTTATATCAAACATTTGACAACAGGCAGAGTTTTGTAATCAACGATTTACAAACCATGCGTGTGGCAGCCTCCGCCTTAAATTCTATTTATCCAAACTCGGGGCATGTAAAAGCGCTTTATGCCAATACGCTGCAAATTCTTAAAAATGAGGAAAACCGGAAAATGCAGCGTTTTATCCAGGAAAACGGACAAAACAGCCCTGAAATCATTTTGCCGGATCCGAATGGAAAAGAAATTGCACTTTCTTCGCTTCAGGGGAAACTTGTATTGTTGCATTTCTGGGCGGCTGAAGATCGGGCTTCACGTGTCTTAAATCCCGCCCTGGTTGAGGCATACCAGAAATATAAAAATAAAGGATTCGAAATTTACCAGGTAAGTCTGGATAACAACCGGATTGAATGGGTGGATGCCATCGATCAGGATAATTTGGGCTGGATAAACGTAGGAGATATGAAAGGATGTGCACAAGCTGTGCAAACCTATAACATTCAAACTGTTCCTTACAATTATTTACTCGATAAAGATGGGGTTGTAATCGCACAAAATTTAAAAGGTCCGGGCTTGGACAGGGCACTTTCAAAAATTTTAAATTAATGCAAACCGACAACCTGTTCAAACAACGGGTTTCAACATAAAATCAAAAAGATTGCCGGGAAAAAAGAAAATATATTTTGTGTCCGATGTCCATTTGGGTGCGCCGGCTCTGAAAAATAACCGGGAACGCGAAATGATCTTTGTCCGGTGGCTTGATGAAATCAAGGAGGATGTTTCAGAGCTTTACCTCCTTGGCGATATTTTTGACTTCTGGTATGAATACAGTAAGGTTGTTCCTCGCGGTTTTACAAGAGTTCTGGGACGGATAGCTGATTTGACAGATCGGGGAATCCCGGTACATTTTTTTACCGGAAACCACGATGTTTGGGTTTTTGATTATCTGCCCGAAGAAACGGGGGTAATTTTACACAGAAACGAATTTATAGCACAAATCAACGGAAAGAAATTTTATCTCGCACATGGAGATGGGCTAGACGCCACAGACAGAGGTTATTATATTCTGAAGAAAATATTTACAAATAAAACCCTGCAGTGGTTATTTTCCAGGATACATCCCAATTTTGCTCTTTTACTTGCACATAAATGGTCGAAATCGAGCAGGCTTGCAAAAATGGGTTTGGAAGAAGAATTTAAGGTTAAGAATGACGAAATGTATAAATTCGCGGAAAGATTTTTACAGAAGGAGTCCACAGATTATTTTATCTTTGGACATCGTCATCAACTGGTGAATGTAAAAATGGACAGCAACACCCGGTTTATATTATTGGGCGATTGGATTAATAATTATTCCTACGGGGTTTTTGATGGCGAAACTTTTGAATTAAAGAAATACAAGGAACTTGCTTAAAGCAAAGTTGAAGAAGGATATTATGACAAAAGAAATTTATACCAGAATTATTGGCACAGGAAGTTATCTTCCTCCCAGAATAATAAAAAACAGTCATTTTTTAAATAACAAATTTTACGATCTTTCATCAAAGAAATTACTTGAAAAACCGAATGAAGAAATCATTCAAAAATTTAAAGAAATTACCAATATTGAAGAAAGACGTTATGTTGCGGAAGACCAAGTGACTTCAGATGTTGCAGCTTTGGCTATAAAGGATGCCTGCAAATCGGCTGAGATAAATGAGGAAAGTCTTGATTTTATAATTGTAGCACATAATTTTGGCGATATTCTTGAAGGAAATATCAGAACTGATGTTTTGCCGGCTCTGGCAAACAAAGTGAAGATGAAACTTCACATTAAAAATCCTTCGTGTATGGCGCACGACGTCGTTTCAGGTTGCCCGGGCTGGACGCAGGGAATGATAATTGCAGATGCATACATTAAAAGTGGTTTTATGAAGCGTGGAGTTGTTGTGGGCGCTGATGTGCTTTCTCGTATTTCTGATCCTCACGACCGCGATTCAATGATTTATGCAGACGGTGCCGGTGCAACCATTGTTGAGGCGGTAGAAAGTGAAGAACCAACAGGTATTTTATCTCATTCAAGTCGTTCTGATTCGGTGAGTTATGCAAACCTGCTCACGCTAGGTCCCTCAAGCAATCCTGACTTTGAAGGAAATGAATTGTTTATAAAAATGGCCGGGCATAAGTTATACATTTACGCCATCAACAATGTCCCGGGAGTAGTTCGGGAAAGTATCGAAAATGCCGGACTGGATTTAAGTGATATCAAAAAAGTATTTATCCATCAAGCCAATGAAAAAATGGATGAAGCGATTTTGAATGGCGTTTTCAAACTGTATCGTGAAAAGCATATACCTGAGGGAATTATGCCGATGAGCATCCGTAAACTGGGGAACTCTTCAACGGCTACAGTGCCAACAGTAATTGATTTGGTTTTAAAAGGAAAAATGGAAGGACAGGAAATAAACCCGGGCGATCACTGTATTATTTGTTCTGTTGGAGCCGGAATGAATATAAATTCCATTGTTTATAAGTGGTAAACTTTTCTGTCTGCAAAAATATCTTATAACTGGTACGTTTTAGTTAAATTGTACCAGTTTTTTTATGCCTTAAATTAAAATCTAAATGGAATTTGTCTATTTGTTTTCAGGAGTAGCGCTGGGATTGGTTATCGCTTTTTTGTATCTAAACTGGAAGAATCAGAAAAAACAATCGCAGATTCAACTTGAATTTCAGAATCGGGAAAAATTAACGGATGAACAAAAGGTAGCTGCTGAAAAACAAAG
This genomic interval carries:
- the cls gene encoding cardiolipin synthase is translated as MIEWSEFWRIFSLVFLLTAIPVAIMIVWEKRSPFKTAAWILVLILLPIFGVVFYLIFGQEYRKRKLFSRSGIKSLGKIRRLSTKQLREFEQTHLHLDKKIREKEKIIRLLLNNSSALLTTGNKLKILNGGEQTFDAIFEAIQSASHHIHLEYYILADDKIGRRLKNLLIAKSRQGVEVRIIIDDVGSWGLGNKNIEEFRKNGVEIYPFMEVHFPRLTSQVNFRNHRKIVIVDGKIGFTGGINVADRYIEGIKKIGPWRDTHLQLEGDAVACLQVVFAADWYFVINENINGRKYFPAFSEAPGTAVQISASGPDSDWENIGQAFFAAITNARKRVYIVTPYLMPPPNIVSALKMTSLSNVDVRIIIPKKSDAIIPRWCSFSYVEELMEAGIRIFFYEAGFIHSKYIIVDDVFSSVGTTNLDFRSLETNFEVNAFIYDEEFTAELEKTFTVDLKNSYEITLEEWQQRPWHKKFRESLAHIFSPML
- a CDS encoding TlpA disulfide reductase family protein, which codes for MKIFRFLVIIVLVALVFNACKKSNEFVVSGKITHAEDRTIYLEELLVSGTKPVDSMKIGSNGEFKFKGETSLPTYYLLKFDVGKHITLLIDSAEQINVEADFANFSYEYNVEGSSGSKLVKDLATHLNRTIEKLDSLRSLNDMYVGNPDYENLKAQWDEEYSQVVQEQVDYSTKFVMDNPFSMASVLALYQTFDNRQSFVINDLQTMRVAASALNSIYPNSGHVKALYANTLQILKNEENRKMQRFIQENGQNSPEIILPDPNGKEIALSSLQGKLVLLHFWAAEDRASRVLNPALVEAYQKYKNKGFEIYQVSLDNNRIEWVDAIDQDNLGWINVGDMKGCAQAVQTYNIQTVPYNYLLDKDGVVIAQNLKGPGLDRALSKILN
- a CDS encoding DUF6146 family protein, with product MKKIYFVIGILAFIVACSSQKKIAHVPQVEKAEMAEDSLEYELETFDTKFETWYQLHDNPSQYRSQQYYESWNRQYVSAWNINAMTPGKGSFFESIVGYDPHEDYGFELNHELFYYFQYVENVLRIRIIPNGPNVVRF
- a CDS encoding bifunctional riboflavin kinase/FAD synthetase; the encoded protein is MKTYEELSKFNAKNPVVTIGTFDGVHLGHRIVIDRLKAYAKKYGGETVIFTFYPHPRLVTKPDETNLRLLTTLEEKKQLFASLGIDHLIVYPFTKEFSELTYTEFVKHILVDKIKTHCLVVGYDHKFGKDRQGGFEYLKECALKYNFEIEKLEPLLLNDIHISSTKIREALQEGDVKTANKYLGYEFTLHGTVVEGKRLGRQIGFPTANIESSDIHKLIPGYGVYAVKIFLEGIEHSGMLNIGTRPTFNQNADNRSIEVNIFDFEKDIYKKEATLTFVDKIREEKKFPGVEALVEQLKKDKITALKILSAKS
- a CDS encoding type II toxin-antitoxin system VapB family antitoxin translates to MYKRTNIEIDLDLVREVMDAYNLKSIKEAVNFSLGKTVESKKRARLLSLKGKVKWEGSLDEMRQT
- a CDS encoding 3-oxoacyl-ACP synthase III family protein; amino-acid sequence: MTKEIYTRIIGTGSYLPPRIIKNSHFLNNKFYDLSSKKLLEKPNEEIIQKFKEITNIEERRYVAEDQVTSDVAALAIKDACKSAEINEESLDFIIVAHNFGDILEGNIRTDVLPALANKVKMKLHIKNPSCMAHDVVSGCPGWTQGMIIADAYIKSGFMKRGVVVGADVLSRISDPHDRDSMIYADGAGATIVEAVESEEPTGILSHSSRSDSVSYANLLTLGPSSNPDFEGNELFIKMAGHKLYIYAINNVPGVVRESIENAGLDLSDIKKVFIHQANEKMDEAILNGVFKLYREKHIPEGIMPMSIRKLGNSSTATVPTVIDLVLKGKMEGQEINPGDHCIICSVGAGMNINSIVYKW
- a CDS encoding UDP-2,3-diacylglucosamine diphosphatase, encoding MPGKKKIYFVSDVHLGAPALKNNREREMIFVRWLDEIKEDVSELYLLGDIFDFWYEYSKVVPRGFTRVLGRIADLTDRGIPVHFFTGNHDVWVFDYLPEETGVILHRNEFIAQINGKKFYLAHGDGLDATDRGYYILKKIFTNKTLQWLFSRIHPNFALLLAHKWSKSSRLAKMGLEEEFKVKNDEMYKFAERFLQKESTDYFIFGHRHQLVNVKMDSNTRFILLGDWINNYSYGVFDGETFELKKYKELA
- the ribD gene encoding bifunctional diaminohydroxyphosphoribosylaminopyrimidine deaminase/5-amino-6-(5-phosphoribosylamino)uracil reductase RibD; protein product: MNVNKKYMLRALELAQLGIGEVSPNPMVGCVIVCEGKIIGEGFHQKYGDAHAEVNAIQAVKDEKLLPKSTLYVTLEPCAHFGLTPPCSDLIVRKRIPRVIIGTVDPFAEVAGKGIEKLKKAGVEVEVGVLEKECRDINKRFFTFHEKKRPFVILKWAQTQDGFIDIERNVENYGEPTWITGNLALRLVHKIRAEEGAILVGRKTAEKDNPSLTVRHWYGKNPLRAVVDNELKLPKTLNIFDQSEKTVVFNILQDKEDNNLTYTKLNDTQNLIQEILYQLYKKNILSVIVEGGHRLLQSFIIENLWDEAHIFTGNKFFSKGVKAPQIDGKLMAAEQLDNDWLYILKNRIKT
- a CDS encoding endonuclease/exonuclease/phosphatase family protein, with translation MKKTLRYILTGLNILAVVCLLVSYLSIYIPPDKWWIPSFFGLAYPFILTANIFFIVLWLLIKPRNMLVSLVAIFIGWGFVSRYIQLKGKTIEKGDIKVLSYNVQYFNGEGGSQKKTANKIVDFLKEQDADIICLQEARLRKNSIFNLPNTVAKLGTINHYQFARSSTTYGSVTMTRFPIINMGEIRFENTTNMSIYTDVLIGEDTVRIFNVHLQSYQIDPNRYTVIDSPDFTEEENIREMREIGLKFKTAFQLRAAQVREIRKHIDASPYHVLVCGDFNDTPASFSYQKLRGKLKDAFVVSGKGIGRTYVGKLPSFRIDNIFYSTGFQSFNFKTYDFRLSDHLPVSCELIKN
- the prmC gene encoding peptide chain release factor N(5)-glutamine methyltransferase, producing MQSLIQYIEKELKGLYPAEEIRSFIRLIFEQVCELNYTQLLLSRDRILSQEKKEKMEEIVKRLKTFEPIQYILGETEFYGLQLKVNTAVLIPRPETEELVQWILQTNQLKSPVILDVGTGSGCIALALKKELPAAVLTAIDISETALENAKENAKTNRLDIQLLNGDILNWEGQRWEQYDVIVSNPPYVRTMEKETMQANVLDYEPELALFVSDSDPLVFYRRIGEFSWENLRKDGFLFFEINENLGMEMAELLSAQGFRNVEIKKDIRGKERMLCCQR